In Lycium barbarum isolate Lr01 chromosome 9, ASM1917538v2, whole genome shotgun sequence, the DNA window AAGTGCATGTCTGAGGTCGGTGCAAAGAACTTAAAACTCTTTTTATATTGATTTGTACATACCTAAGTAGCCATTGTTTTTGTATGGTTTGACTTTTCTATGATACTTCAAATAGTTAATATTAAGATCATGTACTCTCTATAAAGAGATATTAAACTATGTTGAAAAATGCAGGAGGGTGAGAAATTAGAGCAATCCACAAGCCCTTTGACTGATGCTGCTCCAACACCTCCTCCTATTGCAAAGGTTGGTATCTTTTCAGAAGTACACATATCTCACATTAAGCATATATTTTAGGTGGATTTCAGATTTCCATTTCAacttttgacaaaaaaataaatttaggTCTTGGTTATAAGTAAAGTTCGATTATGTAAAATAAATTTATGTAAAAGTACTCGATCCAATATGTAGTACATGAAGGAAGACAGATTGTTTACTACTCTCTTGGAAACAAATTAATGGATCACTCCTTTAATTCAACGGGAACAGGATGTTGAGTTTGAACTTACTTAGTGGTCAGTAAATTATAACTTATGATGGCGGGTTAGCTATAAGTTTATCAATAATGCTTATATATTAAGAGATTTTCTGTACTCTACCTAATAAGTGATatgattgtgtaaatatattttgCACAACACCCGCGTAGAACTTTTAACTCTAAAAAATTAGAAAGAACTCTATCTAGTGGAAGATGTTGTGTTCTGAACTATTCGTGCATTAATTTAACATTCTTTTTTCCACTCGTGTGTTTATGATATGTAACAGCCAAAGCCAAGCACCAATTTCATCGACGTATTCTCATTCAGTGGGCCAGCACCTGAGAGGATCAACGGTAGGCTAGCAATGATCGGATTTGTAGCAGCTATGGGTGTAGAACTTGCCAACGGTGCAGATTTATCAGCTCAGTTATCCAGTGGTGGATTTTCATGGTTTTTGGGAACAAGTGCTTTGCTAACTTTGGCTTCACTTATCCCATTGTTCCAAGGAGTTAGTGCTGAATCAAAATCTGGTGGGATTATGAGTGCTAATGCTGAGATTTGGAATGGAAGATTTGCGATGTTGGGATTAGTTGCTTTAGCTTTTACTGAATATGTTAAAGGAGCTGGCCTCTTCCAAGTCTGAGTATACAAATCGACTAATATAACGCTAATGTTATTTTTTATGCTTATTTCTGATGTAAACAATATATTAAAATAGCAGACAAATTGATTCACGTATTTGTTGGTCTCTTATATTCGTTTTCTTAACTGTGCTTGTCGGTCTTATGAGTCGAGGAATGTTGATACTTATAAAAGTtctcaaaatattttttaaaaaaaattgtttaacaTACAAAATTTTCGAAAATCAATTATGATTATTTTTGTGAGTTCACTGTTATGCAGCATAAGAAACATGGCAGCAACAATTCGCCCGGCCAGAAGGAGAAAAATAGGTGAAGCTTGTATGGGCAGGTATCAGTACATCTCTTCTGTTTACCTAATAAAAAATGAATACAAATATAATAATCTCTAACAAAGTACAGTGCGAACTTGGATCTTGGCATGCTGGTAGTAATATTCTAAATGCTCAACCAAAATAAACATTTTAAGGGACGTAAATAGTCCGGAACAGATTTGTAATTCAACTATAAGCAACAGATGAAGTGATAATGCCTGCTGTGCAGACACGAATTAAAAAGTTATTCGTATATTTGGCGAACGGAGAATGGTAGATAGGAGCAGAAAGTCTTTTGCCCTGCTCCAGCGCAGGCACACCTTGTCGATCCGAAAGAGAACCATTTTAACGAAGCACTAGAAGATATAAACGTGATTTTATGAGAATTTCTCTTGAGTACCAACTGCTGGATCGTGATGAAGCTTCACTTTATGAGGAGCCAATTACACAAGTCATATCTTCATGATGGAATGATCTTCAACTCTCACGTAAAATCTACTCGTCTCAATATCAGTTACTGGTCAGATCATCCAATATGTTCGGCAAAATGCAAAAGAAAATATCATATGCTTACATTTGTCACATATTTACATGCTTACATTTTCACATATTGAAGGGAAAAATATTCTGACTCCAGGGTACTATTGACAACCCCCAACTCTTTGATAGTAGTAAAAACTGCTTTCTTCAACAGGCAGTTCATATTGATCACTCGACCAAAAATGTAAGCAGATATCGTAGTTGCATCTTCAAAATTGACAAAAATGGGAGCTGTTTTAAGTAATAGAACTATATCATAAGCCTAAACTGGACCAAATACCTTTATTTATTATACTGGTGATACTTCAATTCACTCGGCTGTATGTAAAAGTCCTCTACTCTTAAGCTATGAACAAAAAAGAATAACAAGAATACATATCTATGGatacatgtatgtatatacacaacGTAGTCTTCTGGGATCACAATCCGTCAAACTGGTACCTCTATCTTTAGCTCATTTCCTTTCATGTCACCTTTCTGAAGCTTTTCAGCCGCCTCTTCTACATTATCCTGTTTCAGACACGGAACAATTCAGAGAATGATTCCTCAGAGACTACGATAATCAAAAACTAGTTACCAGTAAAACACACTTTAAAAACTTCAACCCTTCCAGAACTTACACAAGCATGCTCAACATTTGTGTCAAGTAAATTTGAATGATACTGAAAAGAAACCAAACAAATAATTTCAAAATGCAATCCTGAACAAACCCTCCAGGAATCATAAAAGGATCCTGAGGAAACATAAAATTTTACAGGTACCGTATATGTGAAATTCCACAACGACAAGCTTGTGTCGTCATTTGTGGACGTGGGATTTTAATCATGCTGACTGACAGTTTCTAAGAGCAGGAAAGCATACAAGAGTAGGCTTTAGACAGGTAGATTAACAACCACAAACAGAGAGAGAGACTTGGAAATACAAAAGAAAAGGCAACAAACAGAGAAAGTCGGTGCACATAAATCCAGGCCCAACAAACCATATTAATTCAGTCAAAAAATAAACCGTATTAAAGAAAACCTTCTAACTTAGTCAAGAAAATATCCTGACATCCATCAAAATCCCCCAACCCAATCATAGACCACACATAAGATTCGGTCGAATCAAGAACAGAAGCAAGCATACTTACTTGGAGAGGAAGGTCAACTGGGAAAAGATTTATGCTGCTAGGTGAAAAGTTGAGACCGCTGTCGAAAACAAAGAATACAAATGAATTACAGATTGGTGAATCTACATTCAGTACCACAAATAAAATAGGTATAACAGGATGATTCCACTTGTATGGTATAAGGTTCAATTGGCAAATGGTAGATTATTACATGTTCCAAAACTTGGAAAAGCACACGGCATTAAATGATACCTAACAAAGAGCATGTGTTTTACTATAAAAACCAACCTTCGAGACAACACCAGCTGCCACACATATGGAATGAAGAACTCCTCGGGATGGCTCTCTTGTTCATATGTGAAACGCAATTGGGTAAACATCTGGTCCCAACAAAATGTATGTCAGAATGTAATCATCAGatacaatcaattcatcataagTTGTCATAACTACTAGATGAATTAGCATTCTACTTCTACCTTTAGTCCGTCAACTCTCCAAGCTCGGCAATTAACAATAATCACTTGCAGTACTTTCTCCACAGACCATTCCCCGTCCATCTTTTGGGAATCCATGCGACTGTTGAAGAAGTCCAAAACCTTGAAATAACATCAGAAAATCATAATGTCTTCCAGACTACACTACCGAACTGTTCACAATGAGTAGAAAGTAAGTTCCGCTTTCAGGGAACTCCTTTTCAAAAACATATGTACTGCAAAATGCACAAATGAATAGGCTCACCATAAATATGTTGTCAAGCAGTTCATTGAATCGCGGATGACTTTTGAACGGCTGAAAGACTTCCTGCCTATGCATAATTGCATAAACAACCTGCCAGTTTTGGAATGCAATTAATAAAAGCTGCAACAAGCAAATAATTCTCATGAACAAACAAAGATAGAAGATTGAAAGTACTCATACCTCCGGATTCCGCGGCAAGGAGTAGGTCAGAATTGCATTTAATATCTCAAGAACAATTCTTAAGAAGTCGGTATATATATGCAGCTCAGCTGCCTgcaaaaatatttgaagaacttcAATGCTAACAAGTACCAATTATGCAAGATGAGAACAATTAATAAAGAGTCAATGATGCTGAAGGACTGAAGGCCAAGTGCGAAATACCATGTCTTCTTGGAGACTATCTACTTCCTTTGATTCACCATTGGGCACATGCATCTTATCATTTTTCATCTCTGCCAATTTGTTGTACCTAATTATAGATCAAGCTCAAAATAACAATCAATCGACCAGAAGACTCTAAACTCACTAGTAGACACAAGGAACAAGAAACTTACTTGCGTGCAAGCATATCAAATAGGCTGACCAAACGTTGCGATGCATAACCACTTAGGCGATGGACATGAGGTGCCATATTTGCTAAAGTTGCAAGGCAATTTGTATGAAGGTAGACATCCTGTTGAATGTATCAGAAAACACATGCTTGAAGTCGGATTTCAGGGTTTGATCAACTTCATCATGTAACATCAACAAATTACCAATCACAGGAAAAACTTTATTGGTAAACAGGAGCAACATTAATTATGCACCCCATGCTCAAACAGAAGTCTAAGGGTCCATTCCATGTTAGTTGTATTGCTCATTTGATGTACCCAAATTGCACATTATAGCAATTCAAGTTGATGTGTCAGTAGATCACTAAATATACAGCCTCATGACAGTATATTCTGATGAGGATATACGTCACAGTTAGACTTTTTCTGTAAAATAAATATATGGTGGAACTGCCAGAAAAATTAAAAGATAAACTTCCCGCCCAAGGAGAAAAAAAAGATATAAGGAacagaagagagagagagagagagagagagagagagccctAAATAGAAAAAGTGCAATAATGAACCAACAGACATTTTATATCATACCCGCAACTTAGATAGATTGTATTTCACTGTCCTCGTCAAAATTATGACCATAAGAGAACCAAGAGAGGTCTGATGAAGAACCCGTTCTTGGTACCATGGAACACTCGGCAGCACCTGCAGAAAGATGTGGAATCAAGATAGTCCATGGCTTACATATCAAAAAGCCAGAGATATTCATTATTTACCAGTTTATGAATGCTGGCGTTAAATGAGGAATCTTGGCTAAGTATAAGAAGGATAATCAGCACCATATATATCTGATTGGATGTCCTCCTTGGTGCATTATACAGTGTTTCGAGCAAAGGCATCAACTGTTGATTTATTCAAAAACAGACTGTAAGATTCTAAGTTGTAACCGAGGGGGAGAACCAAAGTACAAAGTTCAGAGGCAAGAACTTCTATTTATCAACGCGAGAAAGTTGGAAAGTGAAATTCTCAAAAATGAACAGTTGGAAactaaataagaaaaaaaaaagtggaaaaatTTCAGTATCTGCTAAATGGATAACCAAGTATCTGCTAATGGATAACTAAGGATCATAGCTCCGATAATTATTGTTAAGAcctcaaatccataaatacagcAACTTGTTGCGCAAGCAGTTGCAAGAGATCAAACTACATCTAGCTACACTTTTATTGCTTAATACTCTTCTTATCTATCGTGTCTTCTCTTGAGAACCTTGATTTCCTTACACAGTGATTGGTGGGGTTGATATCCACAAGCAACAGCCATTATTCAGTCAAGAAATAAGAATATAGCATAAACCATCACATCTTACCAGTGTATCCAGATCAGTCCGCACCAACACATACTCAAGAAAATCTGAGTTCCCGTGAATGAGTGAATAAAGCAGAAGTACAGAAGTCTCATCAGCCAAGCACCTGGAAACATAGTTACAAGCCCACTCACTCATTACCAACAATTGTATCATCAAATACACAACACATACTCTGTGCTATCAGATCATAATGTGGAAGTAGGCAAAATGCAAGTTTTAACACGGACAGATTTGCAACAAAGAGGGCTGATCATTTGTACTAGACGCCCTTCTGTGAAGAGAAGCCAGAAGACACAAATCTTCTTTTTGCATTGAGAAATTACTGCACAATTATGGGACATGTTTTTCAACATTTTGGGTTTAAAGTGGATAATGCCAACAGCCACATAGGAGCTTTTACAAGGTTGGCAAAAAAGAGGTCTGAGGGGTATACATTCCAGAGTTTGGAATGCAACATCTGCGACAATTTGGCGGATAATATGAAAGAGAAGAAACTCAAGAATTTTTTAAAACAAGGACGATGTATCTAGTCTTATGTAATTGTATTTCTTTCCTTATGTTTTGGACCAGCATGGCAGATGTATATGATTGTTACAATGTAAAGGTCATTATCGACTTTATTAGTTCTCTACATAATCTGTGAGACTATGTTTGTGCTACTCAATTGTTCATAGCAGCATACCCTTTATGCTGAAAAATTTATAAAAATTCACCTTACTTATccagaaaaaaaaacaaagagatcaTAATGTGGAAGTAGTTTTAAGGGTATTTCACTATGAAGAGACCAAAAGCCAAACAACAAGACACCTTCTCTACCACGGGGATGGAAAAGGTCACAAATAAACTCCTCATGCGTAGCCAATTTTCGTAACAAAATAggagctacttttttttttttttgagaacaTTTAGTTTTCACCGTAGATCAACAAGTGAGATAGATTAACACTTACATGCCAAGGGTATCGAAAAGAGAAGCAAAGGATAATCTCACAACCGGACCACTAGGTGCATTCCCTTCAACATCAACACGATCAACTGCTTGAGAGAACACAAAGAAGCTTAGAATCATGAACGAAATTCATGAAGTAGCAAAAGGGACACCAGGATGAAAAAAAATAATTCTAACATTCAATATCCCGAGCATTCTCAAGGGCCTTGCAGTAAGGATTCTCAAAGATCGATTCTTCCTTTGGTAGCAAATCTGGACTGCTGTAATCTAATTTATCTTTCAAGTGGTCCACGCCAAGACTCTTGCGGTAATGAACAAGGATGAGTAAAATATTAAGACTGTTGTCTGCCAATGGGCTTCTGGAAGCTTCATTACTTGAACTGGCAAAGAAATTCAATGGCAGTAGCACGAGATTTGCTGCAAGTCAATGGAAAAGGCAGAAGTACCAATGAGAATAATAGAACAGCACAGTGACTAAACAAGAGGCAAAATAAGTGAATAAATTGGGAATGGAGGGATTCAATAATTCTAGGATCACCTTTTGACGACGAAATGCTGCATGCATGAGCAAAGGAACAAGGATAAAATTTTATAGAATGGATATTTGGAGATGCGGCAATACATAGCTATACACTAGAAAAAcggaagagagagagagtgtgtgtgtAAGGAGGGGAAGGGGGGGTTGATGCAATAAATCACTTCATCCTACCCGCAACAGAGCTAACTCTTTGTAGAACTCCAGGCTGATATCCTTCAGAAAATATATAATAAGATGAAGCCTTCAAAGGGAAACGTGGCCGTGTGATATAGTTAAGAAGCAGCTTACGAATAGCCAGATTGACCAAAGAAGTTGGCTGCAGACAAAAATACATTCAGAAGCGGCTCATGACTTGCCAAGGAATTTGGCAGCAAATACaaaagaaaattgataaaattccaaTAGTTTTAAGAGATATCTACTGAGAGAAACAGATGATGACCTGAGCCATTGCTGCATCAAAGAAAGGATGAATATCATCGGCTCCAAGTGATGGCCCAGAAAGAAGCTGAGTTGATAATGCGATGAGCATGAAATTAAGCAACTCATAGTGTAGAAGATATGTATCCGAGCTGTCAGAAGAAACAAACAGTATTAGGCAAACAACTGGCAAGCCATGTGATAAGATATGTATTACAAAGAGCTCAACATACCTCACATCTACCCTGCCAAGAAAATTAAGCACACTATTCACAACAAGATGCTCAATACTCTGTTCtgtaaaagaaaatgaaagaggTAATGGCGGTAAGAGTTAGGAAGTAATGGACTTGGACTCCCAGACGGAGCTGAATATAAAGTTAAAGATTAAGTGAGAAGTTTAAACAACATAGATTTCCAAATGTTGTAGACCCAATCAGGACAAATCTTTAAAAGAATAACTTATGAAAGCTATCCCACAGATATAAGCTCTATaagagatacaacaacaacaacaacaacccagtgaaatcccacatcttggggtctggggagggtataatgtacgcagaccttactcctaccaaggtaggatggctgtttccgagagaccctctaTAAGAGATACGAGTTAGAATCTAAAAGAATCCGTCGGTCATTACAAAGCTATGGCTCAATTTCAACAACTTGTGAAAGCTATCTCACTGAAGTCAGCTATACAAGAGATGTGAGTTAGAATCTCACAAGAATCATTTGGTCATTAGTCATTACAAATGATTActcaatttcatccataaataaGTAACAGGAAATTTCTTAATTTACCGTAATGTTTGTCCAGAAGTGATTGTAATAACTTATTTTGAAACAGAAGTGATTGTAGTATGATCAGAGACAACCAATCAAGTTTCTCATAAATTAGACTACACACTGTCTTGAACTATGAAATGATGTTGAGGAGCAAGGACAAAGTTAGATCTAccttacaaaataaaataaaaagggaatcCACAATTAGATCTTCGAACAAATAACATATACATTCACTTTGTTTCAGTCATAGTGGTCGAAACAGAGCAGTGATCACGTAAATGCTACGTACTCCAATCGCCCTCCCcacacaaaagaaaaaaagaagaagatttaTTTAAAAGAGAGAACGAAACTGTAAATGAAAtaggaatataaataagaaaatcagAAAAGTCCCACTAAACAAAAATGAATAAACCATGTTGTAAATGCATTACCTTTTGGGACATTACTTGGAATTTCCTCACTCTCATTCAGAGACATGTACAGATCTTCAAAGTTGTCAGTTTTGGCATTCTCAATGAGGTGCTTCAGAAAAACAGATGAGACGTACACTGCATTGAGAGCTTTCACATAAGCTGATGAAGATGCATCGGACGTAGAAACACACTCTTGCAAGCACCAAGACAGGTGAATTAAAATTTTGGCAAGATGCCTGGTGTAACAGTTGTTCTGAGCTGCAATAAACAACAGATCGTATTAGAAGATCATACCAGTGGGCTCATCATAtccccaaaagaaaaaaaaaaaggaaaaaaagatggAATAAACATCAAAAATAAATTATTCCCATTCATGAGGTTCTAGAAAAATTAAACAGGGAAGTTACAGAAAGAAAAGATACAATAGGATGGTCAGATAAAGAGTTTATACGGATAGGGCCAATTGCCTGTTGACATGACATAAAAGAAGTAAGAGCAACATCTTGCAACCACTGCAGCTATGTCGTTATAACTAATAATTATATATCAGTAAGAAAATACTTGCAACCCAACATACATAGCACGAGGCTTAGAAACATGAAAAGTAGAACGAGTACCATGTTTCACCCTATGCTTTACCTAATTCTTTCATGATTGCATCACTTTATCAGAAACAAACATCTTAGCCTTAAATCATGTTACATGGAAATTAGTACTAAGTTCAATTTTTCCCCAAAGCAACCCTCCGCATAATAATGAAGCAGAAGAATGCATAAAAGAGAGTACAATTTTACTTACACAACATTCGCAGGAAGTTAACACTCTCCATAACTTGGGACCCAAGTAGCATTACCTAATTTTCGCACTACTCTTCAATAAGAAAAAGATTTATCAACTTAAATAATTAAGCAATTTGCATGAATCTGCTCAAAATTTCCGGAGTAGAAGTTCTTGTTTCATTAAATAACTCCAGGGGGAAAAAATTATGGGAAGCGCAAATGGACCAAAATCTCGGAACCGACAGACTATTGCGTTTAAAAAGCTCTACAAGATCAACTGAGGcgatcaactttttttttttaagaactaAGGGGATCAATTGAATAGAACATTTTTCTTTTGACATCTGCCATTGTGACTCTAGTTTTAGGATTGCGAGACAACTAGGCTAGTTTCGACATTAAATAGAGTATGCAGGAGCACAAGAATACTCGGTGTAGAGCTCCACCAAGTTGCAAATTTGATGGATGGCTTCAGACTTAACTGCCTAAACAAGTAGTATAGACACTAAACCTTTGCCAAATCGTTAAAAGGAGCCAACTACCACACAGCAGATAGTCTGCAAAAATCACATTTCTGTATGAGCCATATTTACTCATTTTATTCTAAATCTGTACCATTTTTTTGAAAGAATGTTTTTTAATCTGCACTTTGGAACACAAAACCATAACATTCAGCTAACGAGACAAATGAGAAGTCGGGCGAATTTGAAAAACAGTGGTATGAATCACATGTACACTGATTTTTCTCCTTTCCCATTTCTATTGGTTTAGGTATTCTCAAACCTGACAAAGTACCTCAACAACTGTGACAGCCACAATTCACTCGCTCAATTTCCCCAATCTACATACTTAACTAGCAGACTACCACGGAAGCTGCAGAACAACTCAACCTAACATGTGAATATTCTAGTATCTTcttgagataatggtcaaaatACACCTAAAGTATTACTTTTTTGCGTTTCTACCTGAACTATAAGGTGTTTGCGTTTCCTAACTACATTTCCTatctgaactatcaccaactattcaTCAAAACACACCTCGACTAGTATCTGAAGGTGTGTGGCGTACACTCTTTTTTCTTCTAAAATGGTGCCAAATGGCACTCTACTCGGATAATTAAAGGATTAAttggaaaaataaattaaaaacattacttcctccgtcccaatttatgtgatatagtttgactaggcacatagtttaagaaagaagtgaagacttttgaaacttagtgatctaaaacaagtcatagatatttgtgtgaggtaaaaggggaagttttaagttaaattatttctcaatatagaaatgtatcattcttttttggacagactaaaagggaaagtgtatcacataaatagGGAGAGAGGGAGTAAAAGATAATGGTCAAAAGAACACCTGaagtttttgaccattatctctgtCTTCTAATCATCAACTAGAATAATCAATAACAGTTTCTACACCACATTTCAGATACGACCTAACTTTACAATTTAACTACAgaacttttttcttttcttcaacaAAACTCGATTAATAATCAAGCAAATGAACAATTTAAGTATCTTCTAATCATCAACTAGAATAATCAATAACAGTTTCTACACAACTTTTCATAAACTCGTCGACACCAATTAACAGAACCTAACATATGCGAGCTAAATTTACAATTTGACAACATAACTAACAAAACTCCACAAATAATCAAGGAAATGAACAATTTAAGATATACCAAAAAGGCGTGTAAAGTAAAAACAAAATAGAGATAGTTAGGTTTACCAAAGTGGATGCAAGCTTGTTGAACACGATGAGAGGACCAATGAAGATTAAGAGGAAGTTCTAGAAGCTTCTGCCAGTAATCAGAAGCAACTGGAAACGATTTCTCTCCTATAAATGCTCCTATTAAATACTCCGCCGTTTCATGTGGCCGTGCCGCACCACCTTGCGTTGACGGTACTCCCCCCATTCAACACTACTACAATTAAACGGTAACGGCGTTATATATTATCGAGAATCTTCTAGTAGGACCTTCAGGAAGTGCGAATTTACGAGATCGTAGAGAGAGTATTATAGAGAAGTTTTTTGAATGGCATTTTGCGATGAGAAATTTGTTGGAGGTGTGGATCTGAGAGTGGCTTAGGAAGGAAGGAGAGAGACAA includes these proteins:
- the LOC132609817 gene encoding early light-induced protein 1, chloroplastic-like; translation: MTTSFAMQSTIWGSPATSFSKSKNGLSQYVPSCYLPRLEKSSRFRVKCMSEEGEKLEQSTSPLTDAAPTPPPIAKPKPSTNFIDVFSFSGPAPERINGRLAMIGFVAAMGVELANGADLSAQLSSGGFSWFLGTSALLTLASLIPLFQGVSAESKSGGIMSANAEIWNGRFAMLGLVALAFTEYVKGAGLFQV
- the LOC132609814 gene encoding uncharacterized protein LOC132609814 isoform X2; the protein is MGGVPSTQGGAARPHETAEYLIGAFIGEKSFPVASDYWQKLLELPLNLHWSSHRVQQACIHFAQNNCYTRHLAKILIHLSWCLQECVSTSDASSSAYVKALNAVYVSSVFLKHLIENAKTDNFEDLYMSLNESEEIPSNVPKEQSIEHLVVNSVLNFLGRVDVSSDTYLLHYELLNFMLIALSTQLLSGPSLGADDIHPFFDAAMAQPTSLVNLAIRKLLLNYITRPRFPLKASSYYIFSEGYQPGVLQRVSSVAANLVLLPLNFFASSSNEASRSPLADNSLNILLILVHYRKSLGVDHLKDKLDYSSPDLLPKEESIFENPYCKALENARDIEFDRVDVEGNAPSGPVVRLSFASLFDTLGMCLADETSVLLLYSLIHGNSDFLEYVLVRTDLDTLLMPLLETLYNAPRRTSNQIYMVLIILLILSQDSSFNASIHKLVLPSVPWYQERVLHQTSLGSLMVIILTRTVKYNLSKLRDVYLHTNCLATLANMAPHVHRLSGYASQRLVSLFDMLARKYNKLAEMKNDKMHVPNGESKEVDSLQEDMAAELHIYTDFLRIVLEILNAILTYSLPRNPEVVYAIMHRQEVFQPFKSHPRFNELLDNIFMVLDFFNSRMDSQKMDGEWSVEKVLQVIIVNCRAWRVDGLKMFTQLRFTYEQESHPEEFFIPYVWQLVLSRSGLNFSPSSINLFPVDLPLQDNVEEAAEKLQKGDMKGNELKIEVPV
- the LOC132609814 gene encoding uncharacterized protein LOC132609814 isoform X1: MGGVPSTQGGAARPHETAEYLIGAFIGEKSFPVASDYWQKLLELPLNLHWSSHRVQQACIHFAQNNCYTRHLAKILIHLSWCLQECVSTSDASSSAYVKALNAVYVSSVFLKHLIENAKTDNFEDLYMSLNESEEIPSNVPKEQSIEHLVVNSVLNFLGRVDVSSDTYLLHYELLNFMLIALSTQLLSGPSLGADDIHPFFDAAMAQPTSLVNLAIRKLLLNYITRPRFPLKASSYYIFSEGYQPGVLQRVSSVAANLVLLPLNFFASSSNEASRSPLADNSLNILLILVHYRKSLGVDHLKDKLDYSSPDLLPKEESIFENPYCKALENARDIEFDRVDVEGNAPSGPVVRLSFASLFDTLGMCLADETSVLLLYSLIHGNSDFLEYVLVRTDLDTLLMPLLETLYNAPRRTSNQIYMVLIILLILSQDSSFNASIHKLVLPSVPWYQERVLHQTSLGSLMVIILTRTVKYNLSKLRDVYLHTNCLATLANMAPHVHRLSGYASQRLVSLFDMLARKYNKLAEMKNDKMHVPNGESKEVDSLQEDMAAELHIYTDFLRIVLEILNAILTYSLPRNPEVVYAIMHRQEVFQPFKSHPRFNELLDNIFMVLDFFNSRMDSQKMDGEWSVEKVLQVIIVNCRAWRVDGLKMFTQLRFTYEQESHPEEFFIPYVWQLVLSRSGLNFSPSSINLFPVDLPLQYHSNLLDTNVEHACDNVEEAAEKLQKGDMKGNELKIEVPV